Part of the Nothobranchius furzeri strain GRZ-AD chromosome 2, NfurGRZ-RIMD1, whole genome shotgun sequence genome, ACCACCGGGTCAATGCAGGTAAGACGTGATGTCATCCATCAGCAAATACTAAAATGAAAAGACCTTTGACCCGGTCAGTCATTGGTTAAAATTTAACCaaccatttaaataaaaacaaagttttaaCAATGTGTTTGATCATTTTTCTACAGAAGCTAAAAGATCGAGACACTGTCAGGAAGTCTTGGAGCAACTTGTCTCTTCCTCTGAACCCCATCCTGACTTTACCCCCCAGCAAatatgctgctcctccaaccaaaAAGAGCAGCAAAGGGgcggctccctctcctggcaggTACAGGGGACTAGATTTATTCTGGGATCATTTAAAATGAGTCTTTTTAGCAGATTTGtagatagttttttgtttgtttgttttgtttttttgcagaaAATGATTCTAAAATGAGCTTTACTTGTCTTTGGACAGACCTCCACAGAGGACATCAGGGCGTCCCCCGACTCCCAAGCTGCTCAAGTCTCCAGGAGCGGAAGATGCAGGGAACCTCCGTCCTATTAGGATCACACCTGAGAGCTCCCAACCTTCCACTCCCACCAGAGCTGCAGAGGAAGAAGAGCTGGCTCTCAGTCCTCCTTTACTCAGACCTCAGCCTCTGGGTCAGAATAAACCTCAGAGTGAAGAGACGCCAACGGCAGCTCCTGCAGGAGTCGGCGGTCAGTCCTTTCTACATCCAAATTCATAGATATCATTCAGCTTGGTCAGATTTTAATTTCTGATGCTTTCTAGAAAGTACAAGCAGCCCTCCGGCTTCCAAACCGTCAGCGGGCACCACGGATCCAGAGGAGGCGAGTCGTATCCTGGCTGAGAAGCGAAGGCTGGCCCGGGAGCAGAGGGAGAGGGAAGAAGAGGAGAGGaggcagcaggaggagcaggCGAGGTGTGCAGAAACAAACAGCTCTACAGGTGTTTGTGTAATTGTTTTGATCTTTAGACCATGATTTGTTTGTTTCTACATAGACTGGCCAAGGAGGAGATGGCTCGGCGtaaagcagaggagaggatgaggAGAGAGGAGGAAACTCAACGCCAGGCAGAAGAGAGGAGgggaaaagaggaggaggagaaggcagCTGAGGAAGACAGACTTCAAAAGGAGAAGGAGGCAGAAAGGCTTCAAAAACAGGTCAGAAGATATTAGCTTTAGCATGTTTAGAAGTGTTAGCAGAGCTGCTTTGCGCTGCGTTATGGCACCAGAACTTGAGCAGATAAGCAGGACAACAAGAAATGAGACACTGTCCTCATTCCAGCAGATGACTCCACCACTGCTCCTCCATCAAGCGGCAAGCTCATTCATCTGACAGATGGGGGGTGGGTGTGGAGCCTTACACCGCCATTTTATTGTGACGTCAATTCATTCACAAACAACAAACACCTGTGGACACTCAATCCAACACCCCCACTTGTACACAGGTTAAGAAAAGACAAGAAACCTGCATGTATACTGGTACATTTTACATTCCAAACATGAATACAGAGAACTTGTCCAGCTTAAACTTTGTCACTGGTTTTGTCATCGTATCTGCGACCATTGATTCAGCTGAACAAAACTCAAGAAGTGCTCTTCCCTCATGTATTACTGATCGTATAAAATGGTACTTTACATCAATGTGTGTCTTCTTGAACCACCTGTTGCATCAGGATTCTCACACTAGCTAAATAATCAGAAGGTGAAAAAGTCTCCTCATAATCAACTCCTTTTGTCTGACCTTTTGCAATAAATCGAGCTTTGAATCTGTTTGATCCATCGGAGTTCTTTTTAACGTTGTAAACCCATCTACCCCCCACTGCTTTCGTACCCTCTGGTAAAGCGGTTAAAGAAAACGTGTCATTTTCCGCGAGGGATTGAATTTCCTCATTCATTGCTTTTTCCCATTGTTTTGACTCGCTTGACATAATAGCTTCAGACAGTGATGTTGGCGTATCACACAACAGTTTATAACAATAATCCAGATTAGTTAGTGTTTGTTCGCTTTCGCAGTGACATAATCACTTAGTCAGGTCTCTTTCTGACTCTGGATGGGGAACGTTTTGCTCCATCGTCTACAGTTTCCTCAGTTTTAGCTTCAGGATCAGTTTGACGGCTTTCACTCACACCTGGAATGTTCTCATCGTGCAAAGTGATATTTTGTTTTTCTGTCTGTTTGGATTCACTTTGTTTTCTAGATTCAAAGATCTCATCTTCAAAAATGTGGTCACTCTCCGTTTGTTGATCTGTTGTGACTGGATTTAGCATTTTTACCAACCTGTGTCTTTCAACTTTGCCAGGTTCTGGAGAATAGATCAAATATGCAGGACTATTTCGATCACATCCCAGGAAAACACCTTTATCACATCTGGGATCCAGCACTCCTCTGTTTTGCTTATAAGCATAACATAATGAACCGAATTGTTTCATCCTTGAAAGACCTGGTCTTGTCCCCGTCAGCATCATAGAAGGTGCCTGGCCTGTACGTTTATTAAAACATTGATTTCTGATCACTCCCGCTGTTTGTGCGGCATATGGCCATAAAGATTTCGGCAACATGCATCTTGCCATATCAAAGAGCATGCGCCAGTTGCTCTCCGCTGCTCCGTTCTGATGCGGTGAATACGGCGCTGACGTTTCATGTCTAATACCGTTTCTACTTAATAAATCTCAGAACTGCCTGCTTGTAAATTCCGTTCCGTTATCAGAGCGAATGCTGCATTTGATTTTCCCATACGATGCCATATCTGCAGTAAATCTTTCGGTTGCTTGAGTTGTATCGCGTTTCTGTTTCAGATTATATGCAAACGTCATGCCCGAAAAGTCATCAACAAAAGACAAAACAAACTTGAACCCTTCTTTAGCGTTTGGTGTAATCGGACCGGCTAAGTCCGTATGCACCATCTCTAATGCTGCGCTGGCCTTTTCATCTGCTTCTCGATTTCTAGTTTGTGTAAACTTTCCTTGAATGCACGCTTCACGTTGTAAATCTTTGTTCATTTTACCCGTAATTTTCATCCCATCGACAACATTTAGCAGATTTTGAACATCATCGTTATTACAGTGGCCTAGAATTTCATGCCACGTTTGCATATCAAAACACCCATTACATTCGTCTTCAAACTCTTTCACAGTGTTCATAAAGAACAGTCTCTCTTGTTCATAAATTGGGAGCTTTGTTCCGTCAACATGTTTAAAAACCACCGTGGCTCCATTATTAGTCTCTGCTTTGACTGACAGAATGTCCTGAGGAAATTATGGGATGTACAGTGCTTGTTTCAGCGTTACCTTGTGGCTGCGTCCTCTGCTGTCCAACATACTTATCTTGGCATCTCCTCGCCGTTGCACAGCTCCTCTGCTCCTCCTCCCGTAAGCCAACTCCACGCAGTGAGCCTCTGGTTGAAATGTCTCATCAAAAGTCTTAAAGTCCTCGATCTTAGTGATGATATGCGATGTCGCTCCAGTGTCCACCTGTAGCTGTTTATTCGGCATCTCTGGTTCGTCGTCCCAGATCTTCTGGAGCCTGGAACCGGTCTTGAACACGTAGTCCTTCTCCTTGTCGTCCTCCGCGATTCCTCTTGCTTCATCTCGTTTCGGCCTTCTTCTGCAGGTTGCGCCTTTATTACTGCGGCAATAACTGCACCACACTTTGGATGGGCACATTCTCGCAGTATGCCCCTTCAGTCCACATTTAAAACACACAATCTCTTTGTTCTTTGATCTTCCATCACCTGCTCTCCATGAAGTGGATTCCTGGTCAGGATGCACTTTTGTCCTCATTACGTTGTCATCAGTTACAGCTGTACGCATTCTCTCTGTTTCTTCATAACTTCTaagttttattttaaattctGGAAATGTGATTTTTGCATCACTCTGGGTAACGTGCACAATAAGGGGTTTAAATGTCTGGCAGAAGTCCGTCGGTCAGTGACTCACCAGCATTTTTTAAGGCAGTGATGGTTGCTTCTGCTCGGATAATATAACCTGTCACACGCTCGTTCCTTCCATTTGTTAGAGAAGACAATTCGGTGTACAAACTTATGATCCGTGGCTTGCCCGCTCCAGCATAATAATCTCTTAAAATCTTCAGTGCTTTCCGACCATCATCAACTGCATCTCTCATGATTGATGAGAAACTCTTGTCATCCAAAAATTGGATCAGCTCTGCATATGCTTCTGCGTTCCTGCCAGCGTCTTACACCGCCATTTTATTGTGACGTCAATTCATTCACAAACAACAAACACCTGTGGACACTCAATCCAACAAGAAGTAAAACCTGAAGTTATCTGGGAGTCTGCTCCTGATCTTCTACATATTTCTGCtttagaaggaggaggaggagtccaGATTGAGAGAGGAGGCCGAGCGACTGAGGAAAGAGGAACGAGAGAAGCACTTTCAGAAAGAGGAGGCTGAGCGActggaaagaaagaaggtaatgtGTCCCAAAGCCACATTTAACTATTATTATGCATAATGGTTTAGCTATTCTCATTTCCGTTATTTCTGTTTAGCGTCTGGAGGAGATCATGAAGAGAACGAGACGCTCGGACGCATCAGAAAAGGTGGAGCCTAGGGTGTAAACGGATAAAGTAACCTAAACGTGATCTTTTAAAGTAAACTCTTTTTGTTTTAATCTGCAGAAAGTCAGGAACGGAGACCATGCTGGTAACATTATTATAATTTCAGATTGGTCTGTTCTCTAAAATCATTTTCTTATAAAGAGTTTTTCTCTTTTTAATCCTCAGTGACTCCTGCCTCTCCTGCAGCGTCCACCTCCCAGAACAGCAATGGCAGCCGAACGCCCGACCCAAACTCCAGCAGCATGGTGCTGAGCCGCTCGGATCAGAGGTGGAGCTCACACCTGCTCGTTCACGCTTCAGCGTTTGAACTTTGTTTGTTTctattctgttttatttttacagCGAGAACGGGGAGTTTGAGGAGGTGATCAAACTACTTCCACATTCCAGGTTGTCTCCTCCtgaaggggaggaggaggaggaaggtgtCATGGAGAACGGTGTGATGAAGCctctgagtggagcggaggataTATCAGTCCAGCAGGGAGCGGGTCAGTAAACCTTTAGTGCTCTAAAGCTGTGCAGGAGAGGAAGGGAAGAAGATGCTGCTGGGAGGCAGGAGCCTGGTGCTTGAGCCGCTGGAGCGGAGCGTTGTTTTTACTGGTTTTACTGGTCTTGGACATAAATTGTGGTCTCTGTTCTGTTTTGGTCTGTTCCTCATGTTCTTCTCTTTACTTCACCGCTCGCGTGTTAACGAGGGAGAAAGGGACTGACGGGCTGGCTGTGTCCAGATCCACAGGCTGCGTTCTTCCAACTATGTGTTTGGAGCCGTTCAAGTTTAAAGCATACTCAAAATGCGTCCTCGGGTTCCCTTGAGTCTCAAGGACGTGTCTGATGTATACTCGACAGCCACATGgcggtatttttatttatatagcacatttcaaatgCAGGGACAATTAAacgtgctttacaattagcattaAATGGCACAACAACAAACTCTAgaacacaaattaaaaatatattcagaTAAAATTATAGTTTGGACctaaaaggaaaagacagaattaaTGTTGAGCATTTAAATCACAGATTACGATGGGAGACTTTTGTTGTTGTAACAATGGCGGACGAAGCAGGAGGATTAGTTTTTAAATGTGAAAATATCCAGCTGTAAAAAAAACAGAAGACCTAAAGTGGTTTTCCTTTTaggctttttttttggggggggggggggggggtaacagaACGTTCTCTGAGGGACAAACAAGAATAAATATGAAGGATGGACCGTCCAACTTCACAGGTGTAGCATCATGAAGGTCTTctgatttgtgacaaaggtcacattttcccagctgggtcagactgtaacttttagttccacagattaacccagcaGCCCTGATGTCTGCTGAGTAGCAccccttatctgctgctgttccgtcccagaagaaggacacttcaagttcacgataataacctaaataataatattaataaactctctgactttattactgtttattataatcatcataaataatcacttggttcagtataaatgtattttaattactgaaatgaattattaagcTTTGGGTTTAATAATGATtactatgattatggttgatgatcagtaatgtgtgttcagtaaccagaaggtcagcttccacttatccatctaacggagtttatccagagtaaagggtaactgccatctcatgttttttgactcatgaccaaagctttcttgctctgagagggcgtgttctgaggacttGGTTAAACTAACTTCCAGCAGCTTTCACGCCAGTTCGTGAACCACCACCATCCTGAGGAAGGGAACGGCTGCCCtgatcctctgccaagctgttgTGTCACACCGATGAGAATAGCTACGAATAAACGTAACTGTaatcagctgacgcaaaactcctcagagttattgatttttgagttaagttaagacgagaaactccttcagagtaagccaaacgctcgacactgtgtacccggcgacatctctggaccagaggatcggttcacTTGCGTCTTCTCTACCGAACCGAGTACCCTGAGGtggacaacatcctccttgatcTCCAGATCCACAAAGAGGGTCGTCTGTTGGGTGACGTAGACATtctgacagattgtgtttgatgctgttttctctaagtaaacaacagttagctgcaaaccatcatttccaacccagaacgcgttcctctctctgaaagaaaccttctgagaaatccattcacacatccaaactcgtattttccatttagctttcatccagccacaggttcgccttttaaaacaagtttaatatcaaagctgttaaaaattgtcattcatGAATTGTCATTATTAATTGTCATTCAAATCGTAAAGTTTAaacttgttagtaataaattcttcatttttaaacttgcctcattctttgaaatgaaacacagaaaggtataattatttctggttattgaaaagcaaagattcctaacttctgattcaaaaacaaacatttgctattaaatttaattatcttaaagtaaacattaatctttggattaaaaatagaccaaacaggttggtgtatgaacttacatCGATTgtataagtatcctggatatttatacatgatgtaAGCTTCATGGATTaatctgcttggtcattctcagaatctacaactgatagcaaacagtgttgattctagtatgtagtctaACCCTACACAGGTGGTCTAACGGTAAAGGAAGGACCCGACCTACGTGGACCGGGTCATACGGGTCCTTACGGTGTTGGAGCGTGTTTTTGTGACAGGCAGCCCAGAAAAAGGTTCCATTTTTACCTCAGCTTTTCTTTAGAAGTGTTGTTTCCTGCTGTCTGCACAATCTGACTGACTGTTGCACGTACCAGATACTGTAGCACGTTATCTGCCCAAGTATGTACACATTAAAGCCAATACCCTGCATAGGTTATCTCTTTACATTTGGATGGTTTTCTTGCATGTTTGCATGCTTCTTTCATCTATTTTAGACCTAAATCTATGCTTTTGGCTCCGGGATGGGTGGCAAAGTGAGAATTTCATGTGCAGGGAAATGTTTCCTAACAGTTCTGATGACAATAAAGCTTTGAGTCTTGAATCTAAATTCATTTAGTCTGTCCTGTATATTGACAGGAAATGGTTTTACCTTGAAGTTAAAAGTTGAAAAATGTTTAGAAGTCTGGAATTTTGAAATCTGATTAGTATCTGAACTCTGTTTTTATTGAGGAATGGGGTTCAGAGGTCTGATGAAACATTTGCAAAAGTATTATTTATTAAAACTGAGAAATATTTTGCCAACTTTAAATCTAAAATCTGTTTCCCAGAACATGAGTTACATACTGTTTTGACCTTTAACGTTTTACAGCAGCTgaactgtttatttttgtgtttttagatGTTGTCTGACGTTATTCTGGGACCTGATGATCCCAGACCCACAGAACCTGAAGAGGAGGTTAGATTAGAGAAACGTGGAACTGTAACCACTCCGGTGTTCTCTCATTCTGCAGTCATTTCTCCAGAGATCTCATAAAAAGCCTCCCAGGGAAAGTCTTTTTTCCCTCTGCGCGGTCCGGACGGAGCTCATCAGTCCTGATTCCTGGTGCAGCCTCTGTCCTCCTCTAAAATCACAGGACGCTGAACTCTTATCCCACGTGACGTGAGATTATGAAGAAAACCCTTTAACTAATGTAAACAGAGATGAAGGCTCCAGCTGTAACACTTGAAGAGTTCTTGTTGCTGTAGACGTGCTTTAATCAGACCTCCATCATCAGCTAAACACACACAAGAGGCTCAAAATGATGACAGCACATCTCACTAACTACTTGAGttttgctgcgtctgcagtgtttAGGTAACTGAGTATTAGACTTTAGGTTTAATGATGAAATCAAATCATTGATGTAAATTTCTGATTTTTCTTtagttttatttaatttctgtACAGATGTTGAATCTCTGTTGCCTACAGCCTGTACTTGTTCAgatttagcaaaaacaaaatgttttgggATTAGAGCCATTTACCTTCTTACTGTTTAACCTGCTGCAGCCTCGCATGCAATTTCGCCATCCTGTCAAACTGTTGAGATTAATAAATTATGATTAATTTGATCTCTTTGATAAAAACAGATGCCGTCAATTCAATGTCCGGTTGCCTTACTGCACTGCTGCTCGTTCCTGACACGAGCTTGTAGCTTTAATATTAAGTTATGTTACTGATCTCAACACGAGTCATGTTAGTTCCTCATGGAGCTTGAAGTAAAACACTGGAACTCGTCAGTTTTACTTCCATCTAAATGAAATAAACTTTAATGTTTTGTGCTGCAGGTTTGTGtaagtagtgcagaaaacaccatttAACACTTGATCTTCTAAATACAAAGTTTATTTTTCCTCACACCCCTTTCCTTCATAGGAGAAGGGCTAGGAAGAGTTGTGTATTACTGAATTCTCTGTACAGTTCTATTACTTGGCAAGAAAATAAAACTTTGAATTGAGATTCCCAAAAATTCACTTTggaatgatttcctcccacacgaaCAGCACTGGTACATTTATTGTAGCAGAACCCAAAACAACTACGACAGGAAAGCAGAAAATCGGAATACTAGAATATTTACGTGTGAAAAAGATGTAAAAGAAACATTTAAAATGGATAAAACAAGTGGAAAGAGAAATCTTGAGTGTTGAAATCTCACTTCAAGCCAACAGTCATAGCATGTCAGTAATCTGTTAATAAGATGCGGTTACTGAAGACTCGTAAAGTCCACTTCAGTAACCCACCGACTCTGACTTGGTCCCAGTGCTCCACAGCATCCCAGCTTCACCAGTAGAAGGTTTTAGTGAGGAAACTGGCAGCCGTGTTGAGCCAGCTTCCGTTGGAGTCTTCCTTGGCTGCAGTGCGGGAAACGGCTCGGTCCGCCTCCCTCTCTGGGCTTTCCTCATCCTCTGGGAGGTAATCTGGAAGAGCTGAGTTTTGCTGCACCTGCACTCCGATCGAGTTCAGCTGGACGTAGACCTGAGCACAAACAAGTTTTAGAAGCTTAGTGGGAACTTGTGCCGAGTGCCTTTTCTAAACCAAAAGAAAGGTCACTCACCTCCTCTCCTGCCTCATTTTTCAACACCTGCTGAGCCGACAGCACCTTAGTGGCAGCGATGGCTGATGCCAAAGTCTGCAAAAGTTAAGTCAAAAAGGCAGGTTTTTCTTTATCAGTTTGAACGGACAAACTTCTTGGATTTTGATCACCAAACGGACATAAAACGTGTTTTGTTTTTTACCTCGGTGGGAAGGTCTGAACGGACGCGGACCGTGCATCTCTTGGAAGCCATTTGAAACGTGAAGCTGATCACTCCTTTGACTTTCAAAAGAGCCTCCTCGCATAAGCTTCGCTGGTGCTTGGTAACAGAAAAGAAAACTTGGAGTAAATTTAAACAGCTTGTAAGGATAAAAGAGTGTTTCCATCAGCTAGTCAGCTTACAGTGGTCTCCAGCCCCTGGATGTGTAGTGTCACAGATTTGGCCTTCTTGTTGGAGGAATTGATGAAGAACTGGGACTTCTTTCGTCTCTGCCTCTCGGGCGTGCAGGGTGCAGGAATTGTGGGCGAAAGCAGAATGCCGTAAACCTCCTTTGCCAAGGCTGTGATGTCAACAGATGGGCCCTCCCTGTATGAAGGCATAATCAGTCTGAATGTCAATAGTTAGAAATTGCCTCCCTTCAAAAGTCTGTCCTCACATTTCTTTGTGTACAGTGTAACACTGGAATGTGAGTGAAGCAACAAATATTCAtcaaaaatattcaaagatctttTAAAAGCATAAAATGTTTCATTTTAAAACTTCATGAGAAAGTCAGGCTGCTTGGAGGCAAAGTTTCAACTAGGAGTCTGCTTACAGTTCTGTCTCATGGTAAAATATTCATCCAACCACTTCTAATCTCACCTTTGGATAAGATTTTCCAGGCTCACCATCATACCCAGTTCATTCTTCATGATGGGAATATTGAGAGGCATTTCAGCCAAATAACGAAGGGTCTGAGGACAAAATACACCAgttttaacactaaacatgagtagATCCAGCACCTGTCTGTCTTCCTACCTGCAGAGTCGCAAACAGAACTTCTGGATTCTTGTGATCCAGGAATAAAACCAGCCCAGGAAGGCAGCCCTGGTCCTGAACTATCACCTCCCGGTTCTGCGACTCAGAAGCCAGATCCCGCAGCTGACACACCACCGACAAAGCATCCATCATCCTTAAACCCACCGGACCTTAAACGGGAAGACACAAACATCGGTTATTTCTGACGTGAGGAAATAAATAGACCAAAATATGCAATGGTACATAAATATAAATATTACTGTTTAACACAAACATGTTAAGTACTCATATTAAGGACAGATATAGCTAATAAAAGCTTCCGCTTTGTTGTGGCTAGCAGCTAATGAAGCTAACCGACGTTTTTTGACTTCGTGTTGCACTAAattcaaaataaactttattcATTCACACACAACTGTTCACACTAAACACATAAAATACATAATGCTATATCACATCCCTGATAGTAAAATGTATGTATCAGAAAATCATTTTGGGATGTTTCCTTACCAAAAGAAGTAGATCGTGCACAAAAATACAAATTTGGTGCAATCCTTCACCCTGGCACCTCATTGGTCGTCAAACGTCTGGTGACGCGTTTAGCTCAGCCTCTGCTATTGGCTAATCGTTGTTCTTCTGTTTTCACAGCCAATCAGAAACGTTTTTGCTGCTGCAGCTTTATTTGAGTTCACAGCTCGAACGCACGAGGAAAAAGGAAGTTTTGCAGCTCTAAAAACAGTGTTTTACTTTTCCAGAGAGTATTCAGGAGACGTTTACACACTGAGGCGTATTTTGTTTTATAAGGAGTCGAATTAAAGGTGAGCGCATATTGTTTCTAGTTACCCGTCTTCTCCATGGCTGCAGGTAAGTTAGTTTTGATGATCCGAGCAACTATTTGTCCGCATTGCTCAAGCAGGTCATTTGGTTGTGTGTTTTATAGCCAAGTCAATGTTAGATGGATGACCCATATCCGTTATGAGCTATATTATTGTTACTGGGTGACGATTGCTCACTAATAATGTTGTTTTGGGTGAAttgtcagtgcttttttaaaggtGACGTCATTTGGTAACGCTGGATTAATATAGTTAATATTTCTAAATAATAAATATGCACCTGCAGACAAGTTCATGTTAGATTATGCTTTAAAAGAATGAAATGCATTTTAAAACTAAAATTGGTTGATTTTCAGGAATTTGTGCTTATTTTTGTTATGCTGttatgttatttttgttttgtcgTTTAAGGTGAGAAGTATGTGATTTCTGGCCTCTCACCAAGTCAGTCAGCAGAAACAGAAGCTTTGCAGCCGTCAGGTTATGCGGGGAAAGTCCTTGCAATGTCTTTCGTTGAGGATGTTTTGGATGGGCTGTGCATGGTCCTGGAGTATTTTGGAGTACCTCCAGACATGGTAAACAcaataaaaagctttttcttctcttttttttaGTCTGCAATATAAGGATGgtgattattgtttttaaatgccaAGATGATTAGATCTTCTAGTTTTTTATGATTGCAAAAGTGAATATTTCCATATATGTTTGTAATTCTACTGATTTTTGTGTTTTGTGTTGGCTCCAGCTGGTTCCTGTGTGGGACAGTCAGCTGTGTGGTCAGTATCGCAGCATCGTGAGGATGATTGGAACAAGTCTTCCTCTGGAGCCGGCTCCACGGGTTCATTTTCAGGTGATGTAAAACCATTTTCAGAGGCTCCATATACATTTAGAGGGTTTTCTTTAGCAGATTGTGTCATCTGTGCCACTggtctgccttcagatccctctaATGACATACAGACCACATGGATGTAGTGATGTCACAGTGGACACACCAACAGTGCCCTCATTTGCTGACGTCTTGTGGGTGTTTGACGATGAGGGGGAGAAGTTTGCCAAAACTAGGTAAAACCACATTTAATTATGACACAAATACATAAAACAAATTATACTTTAAGTATATTCAATATATGATATTTAAAGCtaaaatggcaaatttggaaaacaaattagcttaaaacatcttTTTCATGCCTCACCATCTTTCAAACAGTATAGCTgttaatatattgtggagatataaAAAAAACATAGTTATTGAAGAGGTTCTCTCGGAGagacaactattggaccatccggttgtccgtCTCACCGAATCCCCGCACTCCTCTGGGTTCTCCTTTCtttacactagggctgcaacaaaccattatttggataatcgatgaatcggatggggtctcgacacgattaatcggattacatggggaaatttttaaaaactgctagggaaacgttatttctctccttccttcactttatttaacacaacattattagaaaacagttcaatagcagaaaaacaacatgccatcacctaaattgtcttataaggtgtataaacagagaccctaagctacacctatctgtgacctaaaatgcttggtccaagttaaacagcttaagggcaattctcatctgttttgtttgagctcatctgttgacatttattataactggggatgtcaaacaacaattttttaaatgtaattaaacattggctgtgaattaatcaaaattgatcactatttccaaaaaagactgaaaaaataccacataaaacaaaagtaaatgaatgccatcctccttgtgatgatgccctgggcaactgccataaagtcacatcaagaaatgctgctgatcattccaatgatcccaaatagactcacattaggccacatgaaagcaactgaacccaaaaatatattaaccagtatataactgcactctcacacaacacgcctgcagcaacagttaggactcctccctcccttttaaaagcgtttttgcttccgaggacattgtggttgtaaagccacatgctagtagtctggccccggtgtgatcaaccagtttctgcgggaatgtgacggcggaaccagggccagattaactctttggctgtgtccgaatccacgggtaggatgcttgtgagtgcgcattttgaggtcgatgacgtcaaagcgcagcgactagtactgtccgaattccaagaatcctcattctcgcgtcctcaaacgcgtcctcgctccacccacatttcgaggatgggtctgatggatcctcacaggagcaagggtatcccagcatgctttgcacgccggccgctggactcgacactcgcaacaac contains:
- the map7b gene encoding ensconsin isoform X6 produces the protein MTSGEMAELDGCDTSPPESQASFSQYRYEDSGASTITRPSSSGSGETYTPTGTPDFTFPLNRTTTSKSTCNYAATKADSLLFNKIDERQRLARERREEREKQNAVKEAQWQAREERARQHYEKHLEERRKKLEEQRVKEDKRRAAVEEKRRQKLEEDRVRHEAVIRRTLEKSQKTKPKPNRWSWGGALHTNTPSTTAGFVESDFLYPLDLAGLEHMQSAFSLYHRHGMTSQYADRRSVSTVNLSKRADPVITKRLSSSSATLLNSPDRGLQMRTVSTPIINKALSKPRLHQGKTTQQKNTGLRRLPLTSWESSMVNRLQQPTHSYLARSRSAMSLSGEQTAMPVCPRSVSCHPMGAMSFKALQAQPLPHCRSQERSLSRETPSSTSTTPRRKTTGSMQKLKDRDTVRKSWSNLSLPLNPILTLPPSKYAAPPTKKSSKGAAPSPGRPPQRTSGRPPTPKLLKSPGAEDAGNLRPIRITPESSQPSTPTRAAEEEELALSPPLLRPQPLGQNKPQSEETPTAAPAGVGESTSSPPASKPSAGTTDPEEASRILAEKRRLAREQREREEEERRQQEEQARLAKEEMARRKAEERMRREEETQRQAEERRGKEEEEKAAEEDRLQKEKEAERLQKQKEEEESRLREEAERLRKEEREKHFQKEEAERLERKKRLEEIMKRTRRSDASEKKVRNGDHAVTPASPAASTSQNSNGSRTPDPNSSSMVLSRSDQSENGEFEEVIKLLPHSRLSPPEGEEEEEGVMENGVMKPLSGAEDISVQQGADVV